A stretch of Microbulbifer sp. SAOS-129_SWC DNA encodes these proteins:
- a CDS encoding polysaccharide deacetylase family protein, with the protein MKTKRETVAVAILLSLPLLLVGIWKYARSPTHQLLGELVSRVQTDKKVVALTFDDGPSSEYTEEILKILQENNVRATFFLVGNAIQSNPAAARGIVNAGHEIGNHSFTHSRMLLKSLDFVKREVEETTDLIRRTGYSGKITFRPPYGKKLLTLPYFLSSRDITSVTWDVAPDSVLPADASPEDLARNAIANTRPGSIILMHVMFKSRRNSMAAVPQIISALKAKGYRFVTVSQLLALADRR; encoded by the coding sequence ATGAAGACGAAAAGGGAAACGGTAGCGGTAGCTATCCTGCTGAGCCTGCCACTACTACTGGTCGGTATCTGGAAATATGCCAGGAGCCCGACACACCAGCTGCTGGGAGAACTCGTCAGCAGAGTTCAGACGGATAAAAAGGTTGTCGCGCTAACGTTTGATGATGGGCCATCCAGCGAGTACACCGAGGAAATTCTCAAAATCCTGCAAGAAAACAACGTCAGGGCTACCTTCTTTCTGGTGGGCAACGCGATCCAGTCGAATCCCGCCGCGGCGCGCGGTATTGTCAATGCGGGCCACGAGATCGGCAATCACTCGTTTACTCACAGCAGGATGCTGTTGAAGAGTCTTGATTTTGTAAAGCGGGAAGTCGAGGAAACCACCGACCTGATCCGCAGGACCGGATACAGCGGGAAAATCACCTTTCGCCCACCCTACGGCAAAAAGCTGCTTACGCTACCTTATTTCCTTTCCTCCCGGGACATCACCTCGGTCACCTGGGACGTCGCGCCGGACAGTGTGCTGCCAGCGGATGCCAGTCCGGAAGACCTCGCCCGCAATGCAATCGCAAATACCAGGCCGGGGTCCATTATCCTGATGCATGTGATGTTCAAGAGTCGCAGAAATTCCATGGCGGCGGTTCCGCAAATCATTTCCGCGCTAAAAGCAAAGGGCTACCGGTTCGTCACCGTTTCACAGCTTCTTGCCCTGGCCGATCGCCGCTAA
- a CDS encoding M48 family metalloprotease — protein MIDRPPLLSICRLWRRRSGLAALGLGLLLGGAPLAALADEDQIQLPELGDRSSGLVSHAHEKELGKMWLRMFRSQVRTSSDPLLQQYVEKTVKGLAEYSPLEDKSINVVLVKNDTMNAFAVPGGVMGVHTGLFLFAQNEDQFASVIAHELGHLSQRHYARSLEAQRNSSIPTLAGMLGALVLAATAGGDAGIAAMTATQAAALDNQLRFSRQNEQEADRVGIETLAKSGRNPEAAGEMFEQMLKATRYYRHPPEFLLTHPVTEKRIADAKLRASRMPAAPTHDTREYHLMRARIRVAAEPTPQQAIKRFQAELRGVNDSEDAARYGLALAQTAAGKTDDAEATLQPLLDADPEKDAFVLARADIDLARHDYDAATERLQKALKVNPDNHALIMGLANAHFKAGNYLAAERILAKHSRERRNDPAVWYLLAETHGLAGDIIGVHEARAEYYILNGVFDKAAQHLRHGIRLAKNDYQTHAILEQRLKDVMKMEQEAKEL, from the coding sequence ATGATCGATCGACCACCATTGCTTTCCATATGCCGACTGTGGCGCCGCCGCAGCGGCCTTGCCGCTCTGGGTCTCGGGCTGCTGCTCGGCGGCGCGCCACTGGCCGCGCTGGCCGACGAGGACCAGATCCAGCTGCCGGAGCTCGGTGACCGCAGCAGCGGCCTGGTGTCCCACGCCCACGAAAAAGAGCTGGGCAAGATGTGGCTGCGCATGTTCCGCAGCCAGGTGCGCACCTCCAGCGATCCCCTGCTGCAGCAGTACGTCGAAAAGACCGTGAAGGGGCTGGCCGAGTACAGCCCGCTGGAAGACAAGTCGATCAACGTGGTGCTGGTCAAGAACGATACCATGAACGCCTTCGCCGTCCCCGGTGGCGTCATGGGCGTGCATACCGGCCTGTTCCTGTTCGCACAGAATGAAGACCAGTTTGCCTCGGTGATCGCCCACGAATTGGGTCACCTGAGCCAGCGTCACTACGCGCGCTCCCTTGAGGCGCAGCGCAACAGCAGTATTCCCACCCTCGCCGGCATGCTCGGCGCCCTGGTGCTGGCCGCTACTGCCGGTGGCGATGCGGGTATCGCCGCGATGACCGCCACCCAGGCCGCGGCGCTGGATAACCAGCTGCGCTTCTCGCGCCAGAATGAGCAGGAAGCGGACCGGGTGGGTATCGAGACCCTGGCCAAATCGGGCCGCAACCCCGAAGCCGCCGGCGAAATGTTCGAACAGATGCTCAAGGCTACGCGCTACTATCGACACCCGCCGGAGTTCCTGCTGACTCACCCGGTAACCGAAAAGCGTATCGCCGACGCCAAACTACGCGCCAGCCGCATGCCCGCGGCGCCCACCCACGACACCCGCGAGTACCACCTGATGCGCGCACGCATCCGCGTGGCCGCGGAGCCGACGCCACAGCAGGCGATCAAGCGCTTCCAGGCGGAATTGCGCGGGGTCAATGACAGCGAAGATGCGGCCCGCTACGGCCTGGCCCTGGCACAGACCGCCGCCGGCAAGACCGACGACGCCGAGGCCACGCTGCAGCCACTGCTGGATGCTGACCCGGAAAAAGACGCCTTCGTACTCGCCCGCGCCGATATCGACCTGGCCCGCCACGATTACGACGCCGCCACTGAGCGGCTGCAGAAGGCACTGAAAGTCAATCCCGACAACCATGCTCTGATCATGGGCCTGGCCAACGCGCACTTCAAGGCCGGCAATTACCTCGCTGCCGAACGCATCCTCGCGAAACATAGCCGCGAGCGCCGCAACGACCCTGCGGTCTGGTACCTGCTGGCGGAGACTCACGGCCTGGCCGGGGACATCATCGGTGTGCACGAGGCCCGCGCCGAGTACTACATCCTCAACGGCGTATTCGACAAGGCCGCACAGCACCTGCGCCACGGCATTCGCCTGGCCAAGAACGACTACCAGACTCACGCGATCCTCGAGCAGCGGCTGAAAGACGTGATGAAAATGGAGCAGGAAGCCAAGGAGCTCTGA
- a CDS encoding phosphoribosylaminoimidazolesuccinocarboxamide synthase: MSLADKVLAVNDDLPIRTDKPVHSGKVRSVYWLTGADSRRLIEEKGYPVPPDTPLAVMVISDRISAFDCIWSGEGGMRGVPGKGAALNAISNHWFQLFRDNGLADSHILDIPHPLVWIVQKARPVMIEAIARQYITGSMWRAYAKGEREFCGIELPDGLQKDQKLPELLITPSTKGILKGIPGVPEADDVNITRKDLENNYAAFNFRSPDDVDRYEKLLKEGFEVISAALENIDQIFVDTKFEFGYVTGTDGEAKLIYMDEVGTPDSSRIWDGAEYRNGKVVENSKEGFRQALLSYFPDPDILLDKERMDERQALARDNQLPESMLMNLSATYVGIAEKITGRKLEISDNPKAELVDILRRGYGLVD, translated from the coding sequence ATGAGCCTTGCTGACAAAGTGCTGGCGGTCAATGACGATCTGCCGATCCGCACCGACAAACCCGTTCACAGTGGCAAAGTCCGCTCGGTCTACTGGCTGACCGGGGCCGATAGCCGCCGCCTGATCGAGGAGAAAGGCTACCCCGTGCCCCCGGATACACCGCTGGCAGTGATGGTGATTTCCGACCGTATTTCCGCGTTCGACTGTATCTGGAGCGGCGAGGGCGGCATGCGCGGTGTGCCCGGCAAGGGCGCGGCTCTGAACGCCATTTCCAACCACTGGTTCCAGTTGTTCAGGGACAACGGCCTGGCGGACAGCCACATCCTCGACATCCCGCACCCGCTGGTGTGGATCGTGCAAAAGGCGCGCCCGGTCATGATTGAGGCCATCGCGCGCCAGTACATCACCGGTTCCATGTGGCGTGCCTACGCCAAGGGCGAGCGCGAGTTCTGCGGCATCGAACTTCCCGATGGCCTGCAGAAGGATCAGAAACTGCCGGAACTGCTAATCACCCCGTCCACCAAGGGCATTCTCAAGGGCATTCCGGGCGTGCCGGAAGCAGACGATGTGAACATTACCCGCAAGGATCTCGAGAATAATTACGCGGCGTTCAACTTCCGTTCGCCGGACGATGTCGATCGCTACGAGAAGCTGCTCAAAGAGGGCTTCGAGGTGATTTCTGCCGCGCTGGAAAACATCGACCAGATCTTCGTCGACACCAAATTCGAGTTCGGTTATGTCACCGGCACTGACGGCGAGGCGAAGCTGATCTATATGGACGAAGTGGGCACGCCGGATTCCTCCCGTATCTGGGACGGCGCCGAATACCGCAACGGCAAGGTGGTGGAAAACTCCAAAGAGGGCTTCCGCCAGGCCCTGCTGAGCTACTTTCCGGATCCCGATATCCTGCTCGATAAGGAGCGTATGGATGAGCGCCAGGCGCTGGCCCGCGATAACCAGCTGCCGGAATCCATGTTGATGAACCTGTCCGCCACCTACGTCGGTATTGCGGAGAAGATCACCGGCCGCAAACTGGAGATTTCCGACAACCCCAAAGCAGAACTGGTTGATATTTTGCGCCGGGGCTATGGACTGGTCGACTGA
- the ybgF gene encoding tol-pal system protein YbgF codes for MAVASPAFSQAPIVDLSGDNTGEGTETSTPANQESSYSQNDSYGDTRAATASQQYASAQRGAAQRRTAQSNPQADAYYQMQVLQQEVQELRGSVEELRHEVKRLKQQRTEDYMDLDRRITRLSGAAPAEGQSGEQAAGGEQPAVAGADNRVSGSASASGDAAAPAASKDERERYQASFGLARNGDYAGASKEFKRLLKDFPDGKYAPNANYWLGEIALVQGNLEEARQWFVALLDGYPNSSKVWDGRYKLGTVYHQLGDDQKARDLLEQVAKSDARAAGLAKKYLEQNF; via the coding sequence ATGGCTGTGGCATCGCCCGCATTTTCGCAGGCGCCGATAGTCGACCTGTCCGGTGACAATACCGGTGAAGGTACCGAGACTTCGACGCCCGCAAACCAGGAATCCTCCTACAGCCAGAATGATTCCTATGGCGATACCCGCGCCGCTACCGCGTCACAGCAGTACGCGAGCGCGCAGCGGGGTGCCGCCCAGCGGAGAACCGCCCAATCCAATCCCCAGGCCGACGCCTACTACCAGATGCAGGTACTGCAGCAGGAAGTTCAGGAGCTACGCGGTTCTGTGGAGGAGTTGCGCCACGAGGTCAAGCGCCTGAAGCAGCAGCGCACCGAAGACTATATGGATCTCGACCGGCGCATCACCCGTCTGTCCGGCGCCGCGCCTGCCGAAGGCCAGTCCGGCGAACAGGCGGCGGGGGGCGAACAGCCCGCGGTTGCCGGTGCGGATAACCGTGTCTCCGGCAGCGCCAGCGCGTCCGGCGATGCCGCTGCCCCCGCGGCGAGTAAAGACGAGCGCGAGCGTTACCAGGCCAGCTTCGGCCTCGCCCGCAACGGTGACTACGCTGGCGCCAGCAAGGAATTCAAGCGCCTGCTGAAAGATTTCCCCGATGGCAAGTACGCACCCAATGCCAATTACTGGCTGGGTGAGATCGCGCTGGTGCAGGGTAATCTGGAAGAGGCGCGCCAGTGGTTTGTGGCCCTGCTCGACGGCTACCCGAATTCCAGTAAAGTGTGGGACGGCCGCTACAAGCTCGGCACCGTTTACCACCAGCTGGGGGACGACCAGAAGGCCCGCGACCTACTGGAGCAGGTTGCCAAAAGCGACGCCCGTGCCGCCGGCTTGGCCAAGAAGTATCTGGAACAGAACTTCTAG
- the queC gene encoding 7-cyano-7-deazaguanine synthase QueC — MTAKKAVVLLSGGLDSATVLAMARADGYECYALGFDYGQRHSAELTAAQRVAADQEAREHKVVALDLRAIGGSALTDDSIDVPEEETSGIPVTYVPARNTVFLSIALGWAEVLGAQDIFVGVNAVDYSGYPDCRPEYIEAFERMANLATRAGVEGHKLSIRAPLMHMTKADIVRRGTELGVDYSLTVSCYQALPNGAACGRCDSCRLRAAGFAEAGLADPTIYA, encoded by the coding sequence ATGACTGCGAAGAAAGCTGTAGTACTGCTCTCCGGCGGCCTGGACTCCGCCACCGTGCTCGCCATGGCCCGTGCCGACGGCTACGAATGCTATGCGCTGGGATTCGACTACGGCCAGCGACACAGCGCCGAGCTGACCGCCGCGCAACGGGTTGCAGCGGACCAGGAGGCCCGCGAGCACAAGGTGGTTGCGCTGGACCTGCGCGCCATTGGCGGCTCGGCCCTGACTGACGACAGCATCGACGTGCCGGAGGAGGAGACCAGTGGCATACCGGTGACCTATGTGCCCGCACGCAATACGGTATTTCTTTCGATTGCCCTCGGTTGGGCCGAAGTGCTGGGCGCCCAGGACATCTTTGTCGGGGTGAATGCGGTGGATTACTCCGGTTACCCCGACTGCCGCCCGGAATATATCGAGGCCTTTGAGCGCATGGCCAACCTCGCGACCCGAGCCGGGGTCGAGGGGCACAAGCTCAGTATTCGCGCGCCATTGATGCATATGACCAAGGCCGATATCGTGCGCCGCGGCACCGAGCTGGGCGTCGACTACAGTTTAACTGTGTCCTGCTATCAGGCGCTGCCCAACGGTGCCGCCTGTGGCCGCTGCGACAGCTGCCGGCTGCGCGCCGCCGGTTTCGCCGAGGCGGGCCTCGCTGATCCCACGATCTACGCCTGA
- a CDS encoding glycerophosphodiester phosphodiesterase family protein, translating into MAASFWITLPSGAHGCAARHLLASANKTIENTQPSIDAALRAGASVVHLNIHRTSDGRFAVFHDSTLDCATDGKGATAGKNMDYLRSLDAGYGYTADGGKTFPWRGRGLRIPFLRQLVERYPHAEFWLNLWASDKESVQALLAFEQSMSPAHFFHFVADKNLPLYNTGTVPTALSIESSKRCFKDYMLYGWSRFFPQSCTDTKIVVPPKYAKYLWGWPEQFAARAQYHGSSAYLWLKHRPFEEKYDFRGKGVGAVTGDIAGMRRTRQ; encoded by the coding sequence GTGGCGGCCAGCTTCTGGATTACGCTGCCCTCGGGGGCGCACGGCTGCGCTGCCCGGCACCTGCTGGCATCGGCCAATAAGACGATTGAAAACACGCAGCCCTCGATCGATGCCGCGCTGCGGGCGGGCGCTTCTGTGGTGCACCTGAATATCCACCGCACCAGCGATGGCCGCTTTGCAGTATTTCACGACTCGACCCTGGACTGCGCCACCGACGGCAAAGGCGCGACGGCCGGGAAAAACATGGACTATCTCCGTTCGCTGGATGCCGGCTATGGCTATACCGCCGATGGTGGCAAGACCTTCCCATGGCGCGGGCGCGGCCTGCGGATTCCGTTCCTGCGCCAGCTGGTCGAGCGCTATCCCCACGCAGAGTTCTGGCTCAACCTGTGGGCCTCCGACAAAGAATCCGTACAGGCGCTGCTCGCATTCGAGCAGTCGATGTCCCCGGCGCATTTCTTTCACTTCGTCGCCGACAAAAACCTGCCGCTGTACAACACCGGCACCGTACCCACCGCGCTGAGTATTGAATCCAGCAAACGCTGTTTCAAAGACTATATGCTCTATGGCTGGAGCCGCTTTTTCCCGCAATCGTGCACCGATACAAAGATCGTCGTGCCGCCCAAATACGCCAAATACTTGTGGGGTTGGCCCGAACAGTTCGCTGCGCGCGCCCAGTACCACGGCAGTAGCGCCTACCTGTGGCTCAAGCATCGGCCGTTCGAGGAAAAGTATGATTTTCGCGGAAAAGGCGTGGGAGCTGTCACCGGCGACATTGCCGGGATGCGGCGAACCCGACAGTAG
- a CDS encoding sulfurtransferase TusA family protein yields MTVSPDTAPPVDSDAAFDIDARGLPCPQPLLALRRALREQPPGTLLRVRATDPASWRDFHSFAALSGRPLLRAERCGEELCYWLRVTP; encoded by the coding sequence ATGACCGTGTCACCAGATACAGCGCCGCCAGTTGATTCGGATGCCGCCTTTGATATCGATGCCCGCGGCCTGCCGTGCCCGCAGCCACTGCTGGCGCTGCGCCGCGCACTGCGGGAACAGCCGCCGGGTACGCTGCTGCGGGTACGGGCGACGGACCCGGCCTCGTGGCGCGATTTTCACAGCTTTGCAGCATTGAGCGGCCGCCCACTACTGCGCGCCGAACGTTGCGGGGAAGAACTCTGTTACTGGCTGCGTGTCACGCCATGA
- the queE gene encoding 7-carboxy-7-deazaguanine synthase QueE has protein sequence MTDLTAESLRISEIFYSLQGEARDAGLPTVFVRLTGCPLRCSYCDSEYAFYGGERMTLAQILQQVAEHPARHVCVTGGEPLAQPNCLPLLAALCDAGYRVSLETSGAMPVEAVDARVSRVVDLKTPASGEQHRNRMENIQALTARDQVKFVICDRADFDWACFTLDQYRLVERVGEVLFSPSYEQLQPRQLAEWILDAGVPVRMQMQLHKLLWGDIPGV, from the coding sequence ATGACTGATTTGACCGCGGAGTCGCTCCGCATCAGTGAGATTTTCTATTCCCTGCAGGGCGAGGCGCGCGATGCCGGCCTGCCGACCGTATTCGTGCGCCTGACGGGCTGCCCGCTGCGCTGCAGCTATTGTGACTCGGAGTACGCCTTCTACGGCGGTGAGCGCATGACGCTGGCGCAGATCCTGCAGCAGGTGGCGGAACACCCCGCCCGCCACGTCTGTGTGACCGGCGGCGAGCCGCTGGCGCAGCCCAATTGCCTGCCGCTGCTGGCCGCACTGTGCGACGCCGGCTACCGGGTGTCCCTCGAGACCAGCGGTGCCATGCCGGTAGAAGCGGTGGACGCGCGTGTCTCCCGTGTGGTGGACCTGAAGACCCCGGCCTCCGGTGAGCAGCATCGCAACCGGATGGAGAATATCCAGGCGCTGACTGCGCGCGATCAGGTCAAGTTCGTGATCTGCGATCGCGCCGACTTCGACTGGGCCTGCTTTACGTTGGACCAGTACCGCCTCGTCGAGCGGGTTGGCGAGGTGCTGTTCTCCCCGAGTTATGAACAGCTGCAGCCGCGCCAGTTGGCCGAGTGGATTCTCGACGCGGGTGTCCCGGTGCGTATGCAAATGCAGCTACACAAGCTGCTGTGGGGTGATATCCCCGGCGTATAA
- the pal gene encoding peptidoglycan-associated lipoprotein Pal — translation MFKSVKTGLGLACVLAVLAGCSSTDTDESAQTQQMTQTPEPVVEAPAQEKAVPLDNVVYFDFDQSLLKPSTRELLIQHADRLRGTNTHVRLEGHADELGTREYNLALGERRANAVRDFLVMQGVDASNLEVISYGEERPAVEGSTEAARAKNRRVVIQD, via the coding sequence ATGTTTAAATCAGTTAAAACTGGCCTGGGCCTGGCGTGTGTTCTGGCAGTATTGGCGGGCTGTTCCAGCACCGATACCGATGAGAGCGCCCAGACCCAGCAGATGACCCAGACCCCTGAGCCGGTAGTGGAAGCTCCGGCACAGGAAAAAGCAGTACCCCTGGATAACGTCGTTTACTTCGACTTTGACCAGTCCCTGCTGAAGCCGTCAACTCGCGAGCTGCTGATCCAGCACGCCGATCGTCTGCGCGGCACCAACACCCACGTGCGCCTGGAAGGTCACGCTGACGAACTGGGTACCCGTGAGTACAACCTGGCTCTGGGTGAGCGTCGTGCCAACGCAGTGCGCGATTTCCTGGTCATGCAGGGCGTTGACGCCAGCAACCTGGAAGTTATCAGCTACGGTGAAGAGCGTCCGGCCGTGGAAGGTTCCACCGAAGCCGCTCGCGCGAAAAACCGTCGCGTAGTGATCCAAGACTAA
- the nadA gene encoding quinolinate synthase NadA yields the protein MSQKSIPTTSADPRSLVQSHLAEPAVHQYSEEELDLWRERIKRLLKEQNAVLVAHYYTDPLIQALAEETGGCVSDSLEMARFGAEHQADTLIVAGVKFMGETAKILTPNKRVLMPTLEATCSLDLGCPPEEFSAFCDAHPDRTVVVYANTSAAVKARADWVVTSSIALDVVDHLDAQGEKILWAPDKHLGSYVQRETGADVLLWNGSCIVHEEFKAKGVEDLKALYPDAVVLVHPESPAAVVELADVVGSTSQIINAAKTRPEKRFIVATDQGIFYKMQQQCPDKELIIAPTAGAGATCRSCANCPWMAMNSLENLCGVLERGDNEIFVEPELGRRAMVPLQRMLDFRKPLD from the coding sequence ATGAGCCAGAAGTCCATTCCCACCACCTCCGCCGATCCCCGCTCCCTGGTGCAGTCGCACCTGGCGGAACCCGCTGTGCACCAGTACAGCGAAGAGGAGCTGGATCTGTGGCGCGAACGTATCAAGCGGCTGCTCAAAGAGCAGAATGCGGTGCTGGTGGCGCACTACTACACTGATCCGCTGATTCAGGCCCTGGCGGAAGAGACCGGCGGTTGCGTGTCCGACTCACTGGAAATGGCGCGTTTCGGCGCCGAGCACCAGGCGGATACCCTGATTGTCGCCGGGGTCAAGTTCATGGGCGAGACCGCCAAGATCCTGACGCCCAACAAGCGCGTGCTGATGCCGACCCTGGAGGCTACCTGCTCGCTGGATCTGGGCTGCCCGCCGGAGGAGTTCTCCGCCTTCTGCGACGCCCACCCGGACCGCACGGTGGTGGTCTATGCGAATACCTCGGCGGCGGTCAAGGCGCGCGCCGACTGGGTGGTGACTTCGAGCATCGCACTGGATGTGGTGGATCACCTCGATGCCCAGGGCGAGAAGATCCTGTGGGCGCCGGACAAGCACCTGGGCAGCTATGTACAGCGCGAGACCGGCGCCGATGTGCTGCTGTGGAATGGCTCCTGCATCGTGCACGAGGAGTTCAAGGCAAAGGGCGTCGAGGATCTCAAGGCGCTCTACCCGGACGCAGTGGTGCTGGTGCACCCGGAATCGCCGGCGGCAGTGGTGGAGCTGGCGGATGTGGTGGGCTCCACCTCGCAGATCATCAATGCGGCCAAGACCCGCCCGGAGAAGCGTTTTATCGTCGCCACCGATCAGGGCATCTTCTACAAGATGCAGCAGCAGTGCCCGGACAAGGAGCTGATCATCGCACCCACCGCCGGCGCCGGCGCCACCTGCCGCAGCTGCGCCAATTGCCCGTGGATGGCGATGAACTCGCTGGAAAACCTGTGTGGCGTGCTGGAGCGCGGCGACAACGAGATTTTTGTCGAACCGGAGCTGGGGCGGCGTGCGATGGTGCCGTTGCAGCGGATGCTGGACTTCCGCAAGCCGCTCGACTGA
- a CDS encoding AI-2E family transporter — protein MFAIVKNWVNRYFSQEEVVLLVLLLLAALVVLATLGQVLAPVLAALIIAFLMQGMVHRLKTWRLPHGLAVSVACLVLVGIIAALFFVVLPIIWRQVERLFNELPNMVSRGQSLLLLLPDRYPGLVSAVQIDDLFKTIGDELGSISQALLTLSLANLPILAGVLIYTVIVPILVFFFLKDSDKLIAWCGSFLPQQRPMLRQIWYEMNDQVANYVRGKVIEIAIVAVASYAAFLALGVNYALLLAVSVGLSVLIPYIGAAVVTIPVAAIGLFQWGWSTEFFYLMIVYGVIQLLDGNVLVPLLFSEAVNLHPVAIILAVLVFGGIWGFWGVFFAIPLATLLKAIMNAWPTEGHKAEWQAREAASEPEAPAE, from the coding sequence ATGTTCGCGATTGTCAAAAACTGGGTAAATCGCTACTTCAGCCAGGAGGAAGTGGTCCTGCTGGTTCTGTTGCTGCTGGCCGCGCTGGTGGTCCTGGCCACGCTCGGTCAGGTGCTGGCACCGGTACTGGCGGCGCTGATCATTGCCTTTTTGATGCAGGGCATGGTGCATCGACTGAAAACCTGGCGGCTGCCCCACGGACTGGCGGTCAGCGTCGCCTGCCTGGTACTGGTGGGCATAATCGCGGCGCTGTTTTTTGTGGTGCTGCCGATCATCTGGCGCCAGGTGGAGCGGCTGTTCAACGAACTGCCCAACATGGTGTCCCGCGGCCAGAGCCTGTTGTTGTTGCTGCCGGATCGCTATCCGGGGCTGGTATCGGCGGTGCAGATCGACGACCTGTTCAAGACCATCGGCGACGAGCTGGGCTCTATCAGTCAGGCGCTGTTGACCCTGTCGCTGGCCAACCTGCCGATACTGGCGGGAGTGCTGATCTACACGGTGATCGTGCCGATCCTGGTGTTTTTCTTCCTCAAGGATTCCGACAAACTGATCGCGTGGTGCGGTTCCTTCCTGCCGCAGCAGCGACCGATGCTGCGCCAGATCTGGTACGAGATGAACGACCAGGTCGCCAACTATGTGCGCGGCAAGGTGATCGAGATCGCCATCGTGGCGGTGGCCAGCTATGCCGCCTTCCTGGCGCTGGGGGTCAATTACGCGCTGCTGCTGGCAGTGTCCGTGGGGCTCAGCGTGCTGATTCCGTACATCGGCGCGGCGGTGGTGACGATACCGGTGGCCGCCATCGGCCTGTTCCAGTGGGGCTGGAGCACGGAGTTTTTCTACCTGATGATCGTCTACGGGGTGATTCAGTTGCTGGACGGCAACGTCCTCGTACCGCTGCTGTTCTCCGAAGCGGTGAACCTGCACCCGGTGGCGATTATCCTCGCGGTGCTGGTGTTCGGTGGTATCTGGGGCTTCTGGGGCGTGTTCTTTGCCATCCCCCTGGCCACGTTGCTGAAGGCGATCATGAACGCCTGGCCCACCGAGGGACACAAGGCCGAATGGCAGGCACGCGAGGCGGCCAGCGAGCCCGAGGCGCCGGCGGAATAG